One Mugil cephalus isolate CIBA_MC_2020 chromosome 12, CIBA_Mcephalus_1.1, whole genome shotgun sequence DNA segment encodes these proteins:
- the LOC125017963 gene encoding trace amine-associated receptor 13c-like translates to METKDEADLCFPQLFNSSCKKPASPHSELVLLHIVLSSISVLTVVLNLVVIISVSHFRRLHTPTNILLLSLAISDFLVGLLLMPVEILNTTCWFLGDLACTLYNYVSYVITSASIGAMVLISVDRYVAICDPMHYSSRITEKRVKLCVCLCWLCSVFYTSLISKDDFTQLGKNKTCYGECDVSMTYTEGLTDVILTFIVPITVIVVLYVRVFVVAVSQAHAMRSHIVAVTVQVSLTLTKKSELKAARTLGVLVVVFLICFSPYYCVALPGNDSVSSSYITFILYLLYFNSCLNPLIYALFYPCFRKAIKLIVTLQILKPGSSDTNIM, encoded by the exons ATGGAGACCAAGGATGAAGCAGACCTCTGCTTTCCACAGCTCTTCAACAGCTCCTGCAAAAAGCCAGCGTCTCCTCACTCTGAACTTGTGCTCCTTCACATCGTGCTGTCCTCCATCTCGGTGCTGACCGTGGTCCTCAATCTGGTCGTCATCATCTCAGTCTCTCACTTCAG GAGGCTCCACACTCCTActaacatcctcctcctctctctggccATCTCAGACTTTCTTGTTGGCCTCTTGTTGATGCCGGTAGAAATCCTCAACACAACCTGCTGGTTTCTTGGTGATCTCGCATGTACTCTGTATAATTATGTCTCTTACGTGATTACCAGTGCCTCAATAGGAGCCATGGTGCTCATATCAGTCGACCGCTATGTTGCAATTTGTGACCCCATGCACTACTCCTCCAGAATCACTGAGAAGAGAGTTAAACTCTGCGTTTGTCTGTGTtggctctgctctgttttctaCACCTCTCTCATTTCAAAGGATGATTTTACTCAACTAGGTAAGAATAAAACCTGCTACGGAGAATGTGACGTTTCGATGACCTACACTGAAGGTCTTACTGATGTTATTTTAACGTTTATTGTTCCCATCACTGTCATCGTAGTTCTATACGTGAGAGTCTTTGTGGTAGCTGTGTCTCAGGCTCATGCCATGCGCTCCCACATTGTAGCCGTCACAGTCCAGGTTTCATTGACTCTGACAAAGAAATCTGAGTTGAAAGCAGCCAGGACTCTTGGTGTTCTTGTAGTTGTCTTCCTAATATGCTTCTCTCCATATTATTGTGTTGCTCTTCCCGGTAATGACTCAGTCAGTAGCTCGTATATAACTTTTATCTTGTATCTGTTGTATTTCAACTCTTGTCTAAACCCTTTAATCTATGCACTGTTTTACCCCTGCTTTAGAAAAGCTATTAAACTCATTGTCACTCTGCAGATACTGAAGCCTGGTTCCAGTGACACCAACATAATGTAG